In the genome of Vicia villosa cultivar HV-30 ecotype Madison, WI linkage group LG7, Vvil1.0, whole genome shotgun sequence, one region contains:
- the LOC131616188 gene encoding uncharacterized protein LOC131616188 — protein sequence MEVELEPRVKLLQFEVKAMSRESPSQKALNVLDSDLRSHWSTAINTKEWILLELNPKTFQKVRPRCEAPRRDMTYPTNYTPCQYVRISCLRGNPVPISFVQCSKCCHLSFLRLLTVDYFKASRTTSKHPGNISDSEVYKSSQLSRALTVSSNFEASRIIQKVIDPEQNVPSPQNVLTDPLEEKSKLELTSPCTLVDYSNLFGEEFRMTDEHWDCSYLNVLDIGAVEKGILHVLYFCAAQVRTKLNAI from the exons ATGGAGGTCGAGTTAGAGCCTCGCGTGAAGCTTCTTCAATTCGAGGTAAAAGCCATGTCCAGAGAATCTCCTTCTCAGAAGGCTCTCAACGTTCTTGACTCAGACCTCCGTTCTCACTGGTCCACCGCCATCAATACCAAGGAATGGATTCTACTCGAACTCAAT CCAAAGACATTTCAAAAAGTTCGCCCACGTTGTGAAGCGCCCAGACGCGACATGACCTACCCTACAAATTACACTCCATGTCAATATGTGAGAATATCTTGTTTGCGAGGAAATCCCGTTCCTATTTCCTTTGTTCAG TGTTCCAAGTGTTGTCATCTGTCATTTCTAAGGCTGTTGACAGTTGACTACTTCAAAGCATCCAGGACAACTTCAAAGCATCCAGGCAATATCAGTGACTCTGAAGTTTACAAAAGTAGTCAACTGTCACGAGCCCTAACTGTTTCCTCTAACTTTGAG GCATCTAGAATCATTCAGAAAGTCATTGATCCTGAGCAAAATGTGCCATCCCCTCAAAATGTACTTACTGACCCTTTGGaggaaaaatcaaagttggaaCTTACTAGTCCTTGCACTTTAGTTGATTACTCGAACCTGTTTGGCGAGGAGTTCAGAATGACAGATGAGCATTGGGATTGCAGCTATCTTAACGTATTGGATATCGGGGCCGTGGAAAAAGGGATCTTACATGTTCTTTATTTTTGTGCAGCTCAGGTTCGTACCAAATTAAATGCTATATAA